One Pseudoliparis swirei isolate HS2019 ecotype Mariana Trench chromosome 4, NWPU_hadal_v1, whole genome shotgun sequence genomic window carries:
- the nucb2a gene encoding nucleobindin-2a, translated as MKSMIHNKMCWSRALDTGWLLLLVQLLCSEALPISMDKTKVQEPEKQPEEPPASVDTGLHYDRYLREVIDFLEKDQHFREKLHNTDMEDIKQGKLAKELDFVSHHVRTKLDELKRQEVSRLRTLIKAKQDLEGGNDIAVDHQALLKQFEYLNHMNPHTFEVDDLDRLIKSATKDLENFDKERHEEFKKYEMLKEHDRQEHLKTLEDDERIKEEDHFVELKKKHADHPKVNHPGSQNQLKEVWEEGDGLDPEDFDPKTFFKLHDTNGDGYFDDQELEALFTKELEKIYDPTNEEDDMVEMEEERLRMREHVMNEVDSNKDRLVSLDEFLVATKKKEFLEPDSWETLEQNQAYTDEEMREFEEHLVQQEEDLNQKTVDLQKQREELERQQEQLNSQKIELQQAVEHMEKLKTQNVEPPPDVHVEGNAIPEMQEFDNQLHLEQEAQPQGHEPAPIVQHFTPQEDHEQQHKDLAQLGLPQTHQDLPPGHQEAAPVQHNQP; from the exons ATGTGTTGGAGCCGGGCCCTTGACACCGGCTGGCTTCTACTGCTGGTCCAGCTGCTTTGCTCGGAGGCATTGCCCATCAGTATGGATAAGACCAAAGTCCAGGAGCCAGAGAAACAACCAGAAGAGCCTCCAGCTAGTGTG GACACAGGACTCCACTATGACCGCTACCTCAGGGAAGTCATCGATTTTCTAGAGAAAGATCAGCACTTCAGAGAAAAGCTCCACAATACAGACATGGAAGACATCAAG CAAGGTAAGCTGGCCAAAGAGCTGGACTTTGTCAGCCACCATGTCAGAACCAAACTGGATGAGTTGAAGAGGCAGGAGGTAAGCCGACTCCGGACTCTGATTAAGGCCAAGCAAGACCTTGAAGGAGGGAATG ATATCGCAGTTGACCACCAGGCTCTGCTGAAACAGTTTGAGTACTTGAACCACATGAACCCTCATACATTTGAAGTGGATGACCTGGATCGTCTCATTAAATCG GCCACTAAAGATCTGGAAAACTTTGACAAGGAGAGACACGAAGAGTTCAAGAAGTATGAAATGCTGAAAGAGCATGACAGACAGGAACATCTCAAAACACTGGAAGACGACGAAAGGATAAAAGAGGAGGATCACTTTGTGGAACTGAAGAAGAAACATGCTGACCACCCGAAAGTCAACCACCCG GGTAGCCAGAATCAACTGAAGGAGGTGTGGGAGGAAGGGGATGGCTTGGATCCTGAAGATTTTGACCCCAAGACCTTTTTCAAACTGCACG ATACCAATGGAGATGGCTATTTTGATGATCAGGAACTGGAGGCACTGTTCACCAAAGAG CTCGAAAAAATCTATGACCCCACCAATGAAGAGGATGATatggtggagatggaggaggagaggctacgTATGAGAGAGCATGTTATGAATGAG GTGGATTCTAACAAAGACAGGCTTGTCTCTTTAGACGAGTTTCTGGTtgctacaaagaaaaaagaattctTGGAACCAGACAGCTGGGAG ACCCTGGAGCAGAACCAAGCTTACACggacgaggagatgagagaatTTGAGGAGCATCTTgtgcagcaggaagaggacctcAACCAAAAAACTGTCGACCTCcagaaacagagagaagagcTTGAGAGACAACAGGAGCAGCTTAATTCACAAAAAATAGAGCTGCAGCAG GCAGTCGAGCATATGGAAAAGCTGAAAACACAGAATGTAGAACCCCCTCCCGATGTTCACG TTGAAGGAAATGCCATCCCAGAGATGCAGGAATTTGACAACCAGTTGCATCTCGAACAAGAGGCCCAACCTCAGGGGCATGAACCTGCACCCATAGTTCAACACTTTACACCTCAGGAAGACCATGAACAACAACATAAAGACCTGGCCCAGCTGGGCCTCCCCCAGACGCACCAGGATCTGCCCCCAGGCCACCAAGAAGCTGCACCAGTGCAGCATAACCAGCCATAA